One genomic region from Thalassotalea sp. PS06 encodes:
- a CDS encoding glycosyltransferase family 2 protein — MLTQLKSWLYAPVVLVEQIRARKAASEHYQQLDLVQDNLDAIEKNDILLFATLFNEAHLLPSFLKHYRSLGVNHFIFIDNNSSDQGTALVTMDNDVSVFHTKASYKQANFGMHWVNGLLQHYGCEHWCLTCDLDEHLIIGEQRGGDDSFEKQISPLESLCKRLETEPQKALYAMMLDMYPRQSDNNFEGKKYPPENDLKVTTPYFDKSGYQYRFNNKYLSQMIRGGVRQRLFYSEQPNQAPALQKIPLVKWQSSYAYLSSMHTLSPRRLNLCYQQNETAALLHYKFAPGFEVKVQQEETRRQHYDNSSEYNRYQQMQNPQVLFDDAISLSFSGAEQLIGLGLIKSRNDSYQGSDFKENPSAGKDAVIKTENTKTKVMRNG; from the coding sequence ATGCTTACACAGTTAAAAAGCTGGTTGTATGCTCCGGTTGTGTTGGTAGAGCAAATACGAGCTCGAAAAGCCGCCTCAGAGCACTATCAGCAATTAGACCTGGTTCAGGACAATCTTGATGCAATCGAGAAAAACGATATTCTCCTGTTTGCAACATTATTCAACGAAGCACACTTATTACCCTCGTTTCTAAAACACTATCGAAGCCTGGGTGTTAATCATTTTATTTTTATTGACAATAACTCCAGCGATCAGGGAACGGCGTTGGTGACTATGGATAACGATGTTAGTGTTTTTCATACAAAAGCCAGTTACAAGCAGGCAAATTTTGGTATGCATTGGGTTAACGGCTTGTTGCAGCACTACGGCTGCGAACACTGGTGCCTGACTTGCGATTTAGATGAACACCTGATTATCGGCGAACAAAGGGGAGGAGATGATTCATTTGAAAAACAAATCAGCCCTCTTGAAAGTCTCTGTAAGCGATTGGAGACTGAGCCACAAAAGGCGCTTTACGCCATGATGTTGGATATGTACCCTCGTCAATCCGACAATAATTTTGAAGGAAAAAAATATCCCCCAGAAAACGACCTTAAGGTAACGACTCCCTACTTTGATAAGTCTGGCTATCAATATCGCTTCAATAACAAGTATTTATCTCAGATGATAAGAGGAGGGGTTCGCCAACGCCTTTTTTATTCTGAACAACCCAACCAGGCTCCTGCATTACAGAAAATCCCCTTAGTGAAATGGCAATCCAGCTATGCTTACCTTTCTTCAATGCATACCTTAAGTCCACGACGTTTAAATCTGTGTTACCAGCAAAATGAAACCGCGGCTTTACTGCATTACAAATTTGCGCCGGGATTTGAGGTAAAAGTGCAACAGGAAGAAACCAGGCGTCAGCACTATGATAATTCCAGTGAATATAACCGTTATCAGCAAATGCAAAATCCTCAGGTATTGTTTGATGATGCGATTTCTCTATCCTTTAGTGGTGCGGAGCAACTTATCGGGCTTGGCCTGATTAAATCCCGGAACGATAGTTATCAGGGCAGTGACTTTAAGGAAAACCCAAGTGCTGGCAAGGATGCGGTAATAAAAACCGAAAACACCAAGACAAAGGTGATGAGGAATGGCTGA
- a CDS encoding beta-1,6-N-acetylglucosaminyltransferase → MRLAYAILAHEPFAQIKPLLECLTANGDIIVLHYDKATEHCHDIELITRHFPEIIIADRVEVEWGESSIVIATLNCLKALAKSEKYPDYLTLLSGSCFPVKPSQALKVFLEKSPETQYIEAVNVEHHRWITEGIQQQRWQLPHYVNWRKHPKLFSLSIKVLSLFGVKRRFPINFPVHMGSQWWTLSWGMIEKILKLCEQKPQLVEFLNHTWIPDEFFFQTLVAYLIDDKSHIKPPLMNYQFNCKGIPKIFSFSDINTLNSLPENKFFSRKIQTNDSKFVSLLSRVYLNDTKLPAEVKIINKSNLPDNLRWYKRSRLFSENLDDLPVPCSIIIWHAGNPRCAQTLAGEIKANFPGSGVYGNVFAPDSIDYGTEAPLLGYQIGDTRLRDYDRMEFIQQLCLKHPLGVVFFYRFSPQDELLKMLSSARQVQMLEVFDMAQCDVSDLNLLMAEQEESRWKNKKVPQFAINDTAQLLDAISVHQHNSPFHQTLSDNNSTGELISNSPIDGNVKQSP, encoded by the coding sequence ATGCGCCTGGCCTACGCAATACTCGCTCATGAACCGTTCGCGCAAATAAAACCTTTGCTCGAATGTCTGACGGCGAACGGCGATATCATCGTGTTACATTATGATAAGGCCACCGAGCACTGTCACGATATAGAGCTTATCACTCGCCACTTTCCTGAAATTATCATTGCCGATCGCGTCGAGGTGGAGTGGGGCGAATCATCCATCGTTATCGCCACCCTAAATTGCTTAAAAGCTTTGGCGAAAAGTGAAAAGTATCCAGATTATCTGACCTTATTAAGCGGAAGTTGTTTCCCGGTAAAACCCAGTCAAGCATTAAAGGTGTTCCTCGAGAAATCGCCAGAAACTCAGTACATAGAAGCCGTTAATGTCGAACATCACCGCTGGATCACTGAAGGCATTCAACAGCAACGTTGGCAACTGCCACACTATGTTAACTGGCGCAAACATCCGAAGTTATTCTCGTTGTCGATAAAAGTACTGTCATTGTTCGGGGTAAAGCGGCGATTCCCGATAAACTTTCCGGTTCATATGGGATCTCAATGGTGGACGTTAAGTTGGGGAATGATCGAGAAAATTCTTAAGCTGTGTGAACAGAAACCGCAATTGGTCGAGTTTTTAAATCATACCTGGATACCGGATGAATTTTTCTTTCAGACCCTGGTTGCCTATCTTATCGATGATAAATCGCATATCAAACCGCCATTAATGAACTACCAGTTCAATTGCAAAGGGATCCCCAAGATATTTTCTTTCAGTGATATTAATACGTTGAATTCGCTACCAGAAAATAAATTTTTTAGCCGTAAAATCCAAACCAATGACAGTAAATTTGTCTCACTATTGAGCCGTGTATACTTAAATGATACGAAACTTCCTGCGGAGGTAAAAATAATCAATAAGTCGAACTTACCGGATAATCTCAGGTGGTATAAACGCAGTCGCTTGTTTAGCGAGAATCTTGACGATTTGCCGGTTCCTTGTTCAATCATTATCTGGCATGCGGGAAACCCGCGGTGTGCGCAAACGTTGGCCGGTGAGATAAAAGCTAATTTTCCCGGATCCGGGGTGTACGGCAATGTGTTCGCCCCCGACAGCATTGATTATGGCACCGAAGCACCTCTTTTGGGTTACCAGATCGGGGACACACGTTTGCGAGACTATGATCGAATGGAATTCATCCAGCAGCTGTGTCTGAAGCACCCTCTGGGGGTGGTGTTCTTTTACCGGTTTAGTCCTCAGGATGAACTGTTAAAGATGCTTAGTAGCGCTCGGCAGGTGCAAATGCTGGAGGTGTTCGACATGGCGCAATGTGATGTCTCAGATCTGAATTTATTGATGGCTGAACAAGAGGAAAGCCGCTGGAAAAACAAAAAGGTACCGCAATTTGCCATTAATGATACCGCGCAATTGCTGGATGCAATATCGGTGCATCAGCATAACTCGCCGTTTCATCAAACACTGTCAGACAATAATTCAACAGGCGAATTAATCAGTAACTCGCCAATTGATGGCAATGTAAAACAATCACCCTGA
- a CDS encoding glycosyltransferase family 2 protein: MHPLLNQLLRPWRMVKHGSQLLYYSVIASRFSRQLELVQDNTGNIKSQDILLFCTLRNEAHRMEYFLEYYRNLGINHFIFVDNDSDDGFRYWIKDQSDVSVFFTRHSYKDSNFGMHWLNYLLRRYGSDHWCMTCDPDEFLVYPKIEDLSLRQLCQYLDQTHRPSLYTNMIDMYGKGALKECIYKPGTDPLSSHPYFDRCGYFYHENKAYTSLWVQGGVRLRTLFKENPVQAPALNKTPLIKWRWYYAYVSSMHMAIPRKLNKGYQQGVTGALLHFKFIADFEEKIVEEIERQEHYGDSLEYHKYQDFLKSSMHYEPQMSVKYQGWQQLQQLGLLVNQELI; this comes from the coding sequence ATGCATCCTTTGCTGAATCAGTTATTGCGCCCCTGGCGTATGGTAAAACATGGTAGCCAACTGCTTTATTACTCAGTGATCGCCAGTCGGTTTTCGAGACAACTGGAGCTGGTTCAGGATAATACCGGAAACATAAAAAGCCAGGATATTTTGCTGTTTTGCACACTTCGCAATGAAGCGCACCGGATGGAATATTTCCTCGAATACTACCGGAACCTGGGTATCAATCATTTTATCTTTGTTGATAACGACTCAGATGATGGTTTTCGTTATTGGATTAAAGATCAATCCGATGTCAGTGTTTTTTTCACTCGCCACTCCTATAAAGACTCAAACTTTGGCATGCATTGGTTAAATTATCTGTTGCGCAGGTACGGCTCTGACCATTGGTGCATGACCTGCGATCCCGATGAATTCCTGGTATACCCCAAAATCGAAGACTTAAGCCTGCGGCAATTGTGTCAGTACCTTGATCAAACGCATCGCCCAAGTCTCTATACCAATATGATTGATATGTATGGCAAAGGCGCTCTCAAAGAATGTATTTACAAACCCGGTACCGATCCGTTGAGCAGTCACCCATATTTTGATCGCTGCGGTTATTTTTACCATGAAAATAAGGCCTACACCTCGTTATGGGTTCAGGGCGGTGTGCGCTTACGTACCCTGTTTAAAGAAAACCCGGTGCAGGCGCCAGCGCTCAATAAGACACCTTTGATTAAATGGCGATGGTATTACGCGTATGTTTCTTCAATGCATATGGCAATCCCACGAAAACTCAATAAAGGTTATCAGCAGGGGGTTACCGGAGCCTTGTTGCACTTTAAATTCATTGCCGATTTTGAAGAAAAAATCGTCGAAGAAATAGAGCGTCAGGAGCACTACGGTGATTCTCTTGAATACCATAAGTACCAGGATTTCCTGAAAAGCTCGATGCATTATGAACCACAAATGTCAGTGAAGTATCAAGGCTGGCAACAGTTGCAGCAGTTGGGGTTGTTAGTTAACCAGGAGTTAATTTAA